The window CACGATCACAGAATAATTACCATAATCTTCCAGTAAAGCTGATTGAGGAATAACTGCTGCCAGTTTGGGGTGTCCAAAAGCTAGTTGAACCTCTGTGAAACTACCTTCAGGCATTTCTACTACATCGTTGATTTCCGCAAATACTGACAGCAGGGGCTGATCACTTTCCACCTCTTTTCCTACAGACAAGACCTTTCCGGTAGTGGCTTTCAGACCAGACCAATGGTCAGATCTGGTTTGATAGTAGATGTCATGGATATTCTGGAGCTGAGTAGCATAGGATGGACTTATCTGGACTTCCAGAAGGCTGGTTTTATGGCTGGTAATTGTCACCAGACTCGCACCCTCAGAAACAAACGATCCATTATCCACAGCTATTGATTTTACATAGCCTTCAAATGGAGCCAGGATTTGCTTGCCTCCTGAGGAATATCCTGCGTTAAGGGTTTCATATGTTGACTTGGCCACTAAATACTTCTGCTCCACCAGCTCAAATTCTGCCTTGGGTACAATCTTGGATTCAAACAATTGCTTCTTTCGCTCATATTCCTGGCTTGCCTGCTCATAGGCCGCTCTGGCTTTCTGGATCTCTGCAGAAAGGTTATTTGAGGTCAATTCCGCACTGCTGACAGACATGAGTACTTGGCCTTTTTGTACTTTCATCCCTTCGTTAAGATTATTGCTACTGAAGTTGATTTTCCCTGAGTTGGGCGCAATAAGGGTCTGGTAATCCGAAGGGGAAACCTTCCATCTTCCTGAAGTAGGGATGGTTTGGTAGATCTCCTTTTCTACAACTTTCGCAGTCTGAAAATCTATTTTCCAAGCCTGTTCTTTAAGAAAGGTGATAGAACCATCATCTGTTTCTGCCGTGTTCAAATCGTTTGCAGCATCTTCCATGGAAGCGTAGACTGTCACACCCTGAATCACTATTTTATCTGTAATTGAAGGAGTCTCGAGCTCAAATACCAGTTGATAGATCCCAGCTTCCCTTGGTTGTAAAGAAGGTTTGAATATTCCAGGGGAATCGGGGGCATCAACCGAATTTCTTATACCGTTTTCCCCCTTGATCAGACTGACCGTCAATGAACCCTCGCGGACTGGCTGATGCCTATCCATAATTGTAAAATGAGCGGCAAATCGACTGGTCCCACCTACAACCAAGGCAGGAAATTCCACGAACAATTCCGTTTTATCCGTCCACACTGTAGCATCTACAGATGGGAATTCTTCTATTTCCACCGCATGCCCACCATTTGCATCATGGGCATGATCCTCCTCTTCCTTTGCCTGACATGAGGCAAGGAGGAGTGTAATCATTAGAATTACATATCGCATAATCAATATCCTTTGAATAGATTAATGATCGCTGTGAGTAGTCCCGTCGTCATGGGTATGCTCGGTAGAGTCTTTTTCTACCTTGAATTCTTCTTGATGATGATCGGCATCCTCTGCTTCATGCGAATGACCGTGTTCTTCTTCTGTAGTATGCATGTGACCATGATCATCGTTGTTTTTTTTGTTGCCACATGAGACAGAAACGATCAAAAGTAGTGCGAATAGAATATTTGAGATTTTCATAATTTTTGTAGTTTGAATGTTATAATTGATGTTTTAATAGCTCAGCTTTGGATTGATTTAACTGTTTTTCCATTTCCAACATGGAGTCGAATGCCTGCTGATAGAATTGTAATTCGAGGTAATACTGCATAAAGGAAAGTTCACCCAATTTAAATGCCTGAAGCAATAATGCTTCACTTTCCAAGGACTGTAGCGTGGAATGGTATTCCTGATATTTTTTCAGCATCACTTGATACACTTCATATTCACCCAGAAATTCACTATGCATAACATCTGTTTTGACTTGGGTAAAAGACTTTTGGTAATCATAGTTTGCCTCAGCGGCCTTGACAGTATTTCGACTACTCCACAAGGGAATAGAAACTCCACCATAAACCCCTGAATAATTAGCCTTTGCAACCCCTTGATAGTTATACCCTGCAGTTAGATTAGGAAGCGACTTGTTCTTGGAAAGTTTGATTTGCTGATTAGCCACTTTTTCTTGCTCTCTGAGGATTTTTAATTCAGGATCTCTTTGTATTTTTTCCAGCCATAAATTTTCTGGATCATCAATAGTCAGAGAGCTTAAGTAATCATTTTGAGTAAATTTCAACTCGTTTCCACCATTCAGGTTTTGAAGTTGAAGCATGATTTTATTTCGATCTGCATTCAAAATATCCAGCTTAAACTGTTCTTGAATCCAGGAGATCTTAGCCTTATTGAGTTCAAGAACACCGGCTTGTTCGATCTCAAATAGCTGATTAATCTGTTCAAACAACTTCTTAGACTGCATGACTCTGACTTGCTCAACCTTCTGTTTTTTGGCAAAGAATATCAGTTCATTCAATAGTTTGACAGCTGGAAGCAATACCTCTTGCCTTTTCAATTGGTATTCCATAGCGTTCTGCGCCTCTTGCATCTCAATGAGGTTACCACGGGAGCTGTATACCGTTGGGAATTCAAAGGACTGGGTAACTTGAAACTCCGTGTAATCTCCTGAGGTGTGATTACCAAATGGAAGGTAATATGCATCCGCCTGTGGATCAGGGAGGTTATTTGAAGCTTTTTGCGATAGCTTTTTACTTTCCAAAAAGGAAGAAAAAGCCTTAAGCGTGGCATTATTCTGTTCAATTTGCTGTAAAGCATCCATTGTACTGGGAGACTGAGCTGCAGCAACAAACGAAAATAAGCACACGCAAAAAGCGAGTACATTATTTTTTAACATGAAGTTGAATTTAGAATGAATCAATAGTTCTCAATGAAATCAGTTCATTGACTTTGATAGGTTATCAAAGATTGATTTATCCTAAAGTTGGAGGCCCTCGAAGCGGTGAGGAAGTATAGTAATAAAAGTTATTGAAATCAGGTAAAAAAGGAATACCCGTTTTTTTTGTGAGTATAATATCAAGCGGAATTTTCTGCCCGTCCTGTTTTGCAATAAAAAAGTTAGTTTTCTTGCTTTGATTTTGCTCCTTTACACATTTCTCAACTACCAAATTATTGTCAACCAATTGATGTGCGTGGGCGTGGTTGGTTAATAAAAAAGAAATAAAATCGAAAGGATTGTGTTTGGAGGGATTTTGGTTGTTATGGTGTTGACCTTCTTCTTGATGTGAATGATGCTTGCCTTTATTCAAATCATGACTATGAGACTCATGATGATGATGAAAATGTGGGAATGAGTTGTGCATCATCATGACTAGCATAATGAGCAACATAAAAGCACCCCCTATTTTTCTTAGTTTTTTCATCAATAATCAAAAGTATGAATTTCGAATGGCAATTCATATTTTTTCAGAATTTTACGGAAAGTACTAGTTTTGGAAAATTATTATGTTGATTTTTTAAATTTGGTGAAATCCAGTTAAACTGGAATGGGAAAAGCCGATTTAAACCAAATAGGTTCATAGATAAAGGGCATTGTATCAGAAGTTCTAGATATTAATCTATAAACGGAGTTTCAACAAATCGTATTTACTACTAGTAAAATTTCGGAATATTCTAGTAAGGTGATTTCCTGATCCTTTTTTGAGACTGCTATAGATTGTTGTAGTGTACTATCACCTATTTTTTAGTTTATACTGGAATATGGACTAACCCGGTGGTATTAATATTTAGTCCATTAGTCGTAATATCTTTATATCTGCTCTAGCATAATTCAATAACCTGTTAGCTTACCAAACCCCTATCATTTTTGGATTTTTTCTGAGTAATATGCCCTATTTTTAGAAAATCAGGCTCTGGGACTACCAAATTCAGAATGAAAAACAATTAACCAACTCGTTAGTTATACATTAAAATCCCTATTGTTTTTATTCAGAAATGATGAAGTCTTATTTGTTATCGGCCAAAGCAGAAAAACATCAAAAGTAATATTCTCAGATGTATCATATATTTTCAATTTTGGGTTTGGTAAATAACAATGTAATGATCCCACCCAATGCAGCAACTAGTGAGGCTATTAAAATACTGATCTTGGAGATCTTGATAAACTCAGGATCAATAAACGCAAGATTTGTAATAAACAGTGACATGGTAAAGCCTATGCCAGCTATCATACCCATGCCGATAATATGTTTCCAACGTAGGGAGGTATGTAGTTCTGAGATGCCGAGCTTTTCACCAACAAAAGTAAAAAGACTAATACCGAGCACTTTACCGATAACCAAGCCTAATACAATACCCAAGCCTAAAGAACTGGAAACCACCTCTAAAATTCCCACATTCAGCTTTACTCCGGCATTGGCAATGGCGAAGATCGGAATAATGAAAAAAGCATTAAAGTCAATCAAAGCGTTTTCCAATTTAAGCAAAGGTGGCCTTGAGTTTTGCGTGTCCTTTTTCATGGCTTTAAGGATTTTGCTTTGACGAGTGTCTTGCATGGGGTCGCGGTTCTCAATGTCCGTCTCTTCCAATGCGGCCACATTCTTAGCAGTACGCTCTTTCAGTATTTTGCTATCCAGCTTTGGCTTTACAGGGATGGTGATAGCGAAGAGCACTCCTGCTATGGTAGGATGAACACCGGAATTAAGAAAGCAATACCACAATGCCACACCTCCCAAAATATACCAGATTAGGCTTTTTATACCAAAACGATTGCACAGCATTAATAATACAAATATGCCGACCCCAGAGCCAAGGAATAACCAACTCAGCTCATTGCTGTAAAACAGGGCGATGACCAATATGGCCCCCAAGTCATCAGCTATTGCGAGTGCCACCAAAAAGATTTTAAGCTGTGAAGGCACTTTTTTACCCAATAAACCGATGATACCCAATGAATAGGCAATATCGGTAGCCATAGGTATTCCCCAACCGCTGATATTCTCTGTTCCAGTATTGAGACTGACAAAAATCAAGGCAGGCACAACCATACCACCCAAAGCACCTAAAAGAGGCATTGACGCTTTTTTGAGGGAAGACAATTCTCCCACCATAATTTCTCTCTTTAGTTCCATCCCGGCCACTAAAAAGAATATGGCCATCAGTCCGTCATTGATCCATTCTTCTATGGTTAGCCCGAAACTGAAATGCTCTGAAAGCTCAAAAAGAAATTCATCAGTGAGGTAATGATGATATGCATCAGCCCATTGGGAATTGCCCAAAACCAATGCAAGGATTGTGGCCACAATCAACAACAGTCCACCGGAGGTTTCCCTATCCAGAAACTTTCGGGCAGTCTCTCCGATATACGCTAATCCGGTACTATTCCTATCTACTGATTGATCCATTCTTTAGCTTTTTGTTTCTCTTCAAGATCAAAATACCGGATATCAGCATTGGTAAATGGCTTCATGAACCGAGTAATCCAATCCTGCCACTTTTTTTCTCCAACCATAGCGATTTTTTCATAGTCGTTAGCGTGGGACAAATCCATTTTTAGATCTGCCCACAGACCCTTCATATCCCAACCGGTAAAATCCTGCATTTCAAAGTACCATCTCACTTTCTGTCCATGGTACACGATGTTGTGAATCAGAGGATGTATTTTTTGTATGTCAGCTTCAGTCAGGTTTTCCTGAGCTTTCGTAGCAATTACATTGTTTTTTGTAAAATCTAATACCTGTAGCATACTGAGTTTAATTTAATGGTTGAACAATTCCTTTTCGTTTTCAGGGTCTATTTCTTCTTTTGATTTTTTATCCAAAAAATAATCGAGGGCTCTGCCAACAACAATTGCACCCACAAATGCCGCATAAACCTGCCATTGATATTGGATTATTAGCGATAAACTAATTAGTATGGCCACGATAGGCAGTATTGGCACTTTGCCTACTGATAAGGGAACTTTGAAAGGCCGCTCTTGGTCAGGTGCTTTAAACCGAAGCACAATAAGCGCAACATTTACGGCAACAAAAACAAGCAAAGCTCCAAGAGATGACATCCCCGCTACAATTTTAATATCTCCTAGCAGTAAGAACCCAGCTACGGCTACCATAACTGCAAGCGTTGTCACCCAAGGTACTTTTTGAGTATTTGTTTTTATCATAAACTTTGGAAGTTCGCCCATCTTTGCCATTCCAAAAAGCACTCTACTAATGGAAATGATACCACTAAACGCGGCATTTGCTGTAGCGAAGAGAGCAGCTACCGCTAATACGACAGGCAACCAACTATTGAGATTTGATGCGGCAAGGGACAGTGGCGAATCCACTTCGGCCAAGGCAGAAGGATCTGCTATATTTAGTACAGTAAAGGCAATGAACAAGTAAATGATGGTAGTAATTACCATAGTCGATAAAAAAGCACGGGGAATTGTCTTTCCAGGGTTTTTAACTTCCGAACCCAATGCGGCCATATGCTCAAATCCGGTGTAGATAAAGAATAGCGTTGCAGTAGCGGCTAAGGTTCCTGACAGCGATTCCACCTTGAAAAAACCTGCTTTAGGTGCACCAGTCTCCAACAATCCAAATACAATGAGGATCAATAGACCCAGTAATTGTATGCTTACCATAATCACATTGGCAGTTGATGATTTTTTGATTCCGGTGATGCTTATTAAAGTGATCAACAGCAGGATACCATAACTAATTAAGAGGGAAGGCACATTGAAAAAAGTATTGAAGTAACCCGAAAAAGCCAATAATACTGCAGCAACTGTGGCGGAACTGTGAAAAGCAATTGTCCAGCCGGTAAGGAATGAAGGAATATCAATTTTGG of the Cyclobacterium marinum DSM 745 genome contains:
- a CDS encoding efflux RND transporter periplasmic adaptor subunit encodes the protein MRYVILMITLLLASCQAKEEEDHAHDANGGHAVEIEEFPSVDATVWTDKTELFVEFPALVVGGTSRFAAHFTIMDRHQPVREGSLTVSLIKGENGIRNSVDAPDSPGIFKPSLQPREAGIYQLVFELETPSITDKIVIQGVTVYASMEDAANDLNTAETDDGSITFLKEQAWKIDFQTAKVVEKEIYQTIPTSGRWKVSPSDYQTLIAPNSGKINFSSNNLNEGMKVQKGQVLMSVSSAELTSNNLSAEIQKARAAYEQASQEYERKKQLFESKIVPKAEFELVEQKYLVAKSTYETLNAGYSSGGKQILAPFEGYVKSIAVDNGSFVSEGASLVTITSHKTSLLEVQISPSYATQLQNIHDIYYQTRSDHWSGLKATTGKVLSVGKEVESDQPLLSVFAEINDVVEMPEGSFTEVQLAFGHPKLAAVIPQSALLEDYGNYSVIVELSGESFERRPVGIGRRNGEEVEILEGVQLGEVVVTRGAYQVKMASMSGQAPAHGHEH
- a CDS encoding TolC family protein, translated to MLKNNVLAFCVCLFSFVAAAQSPSTMDALQQIEQNNATLKAFSSFLESKKLSQKASNNLPDPQADAYYLPFGNHTSGDYTEFQVTQSFEFPTVYSSRGNLIEMQEAQNAMEYQLKRQEVLLPAVKLLNELIFFAKKQKVEQVRVMQSKKLFEQINQLFEIEQAGVLELNKAKISWIQEQFKLDILNADRNKIMLQLQNLNGGNELKFTQNDYLSSLTIDDPENLWLEKIQRDPELKILREQEKVANQQIKLSKNKSLPNLTAGYNYQGVAKANYSGVYGGVSIPLWSSRNTVKAAEANYDYQKSFTQVKTDVMHSEFLGEYEVYQVMLKKYQEYHSTLQSLESEALLLQAFKLGELSFMQYYLELQFYQQAFDSMLEMEKQLNQSKAELLKHQL
- the nhaA gene encoding Na+/H+ antiporter NhaA, coding for MDQSVDRNSTGLAYIGETARKFLDRETSGGLLLIVATILALVLGNSQWADAYHHYLTDEFLFELSEHFSFGLTIEEWINDGLMAIFFLVAGMELKREIMVGELSSLKKASMPLLGALGGMVVPALIFVSLNTGTENISGWGIPMATDIAYSLGIIGLLGKKVPSQLKIFLVALAIADDLGAILVIALFYSNELSWLFLGSGVGIFVLLMLCNRFGIKSLIWYILGGVALWYCFLNSGVHPTIAGVLFAITIPVKPKLDSKILKERTAKNVAALEETDIENRDPMQDTRQSKILKAMKKDTQNSRPPLLKLENALIDFNAFFIIPIFAIANAGVKLNVGILEVVSSSLGLGIVLGLVIGKVLGISLFTFVGEKLGISELHTSLRWKHIIGMGMIAGIGFTMSLFITNLAFIDPEFIKISKISILIASLVAALGGIITLLFTKPKIENI
- a CDS encoding SpoIIAA family protein, whose translation is MLQVLDFTKNNVIATKAQENLTEADIQKIHPLIHNIVYHGQKVRWYFEMQDFTGWDMKGLWADLKMDLSHANDYEKIAMVGEKKWQDWITRFMKPFTNADIRYFDLEEKQKAKEWINQ
- a CDS encoding APC family permease, producing MAELKKELGVLRLTFYGVGTIVGAGIYTVIGAAAGQAGYDLWLSFIFAAVAASFSAFSYAELSSTYPSAGAEFIFVRKAFPKIDIPSFLTGWTIAFHSSATVAAVLLAFSGYFNTFFNVPSLLISYGILLLITLISITGIKKSSTANVIMVSIQLLGLLILIVFGLLETGAPKAGFFKVESLSGTLAATATLFFIYTGFEHMAALGSEVKNPGKTIPRAFLSTMVITTIIYLFIAFTVLNIADPSALAEVDSPLSLAASNLNSWLPVVLAVAALFATANAAFSGIISISRVLFGMAKMGELPKFMIKTNTQKVPWVTTLAVMVAVAGFLLLGDIKIVAGMSSLGALLVFVAVNVALIVLRFKAPDQERPFKVPLSVGKVPILPIVAILISLSLIIQYQWQVYAAFVGAIVVGRALDYFLDKKSKEEIDPENEKELFNH